Sequence from the Marinilabiliales bacterium genome:
AGGCTGAAGTCGCCCAGGTTCCTGCTGTTGACACCCACCAGGCGCGCCCCTGAAGGCAGCTTCCCTATGCCGCTTTCATCGTGTATCTCGAACAGCACTTCGAGTTTGAGAAGTCCGGCAAGATATGAGAGGTTCTCCATCTCAATGCGGCTGAGGATGTCGGCTATCAGCAGTATGGCATCGGCGCCGATGCTTTTGGATTCAAGCACCTGGTACTCATCTATTATAAACTCCTTCCTGAGCAGTGGTCCCCCACATCGCTCCCTTACCCCGAGCAGGTCGTCGTTGCTGCCTCCAAAGAAGCGGTTGTCGGTGAGCACCGATACGGCCGCGGCACCCGCCCCGAAGTAGTCCGCGCTAACAGCAGCCGGCTGAACGGTATCGTTGATCACCCCCTGTGAAGGCGAGCGCCTCTTGAACTCCGCTATTATCCCGGTGCTCTCTTTATCATTGAGAGCCTCCCTGAGCGACCTGACAGGCCTTTCGAAATGGATGCCCTTTTCGAGGATGGCTGCCGGAACCGACGCCTTTAACGCATCAACCTCTTTTCGCTTAAACTTTA
This genomic interval carries:
- a CDS encoding indole-3-glycerol-phosphate synthase; the encoded protein is MTILEEIVKFKRKEVDALKASVPAAILEKGIHFERPVRSLREALNDKESTGIIAEFKRRSPSQGVINDTVQPAAVSADYFGAGAAAVSVLTDNRFFGGSNDDLLGVRERCGGPLLRKEFIIDEYQVLESKSIGADAILLIADILSRIEMENLSYLAGLLKLEVLFEIHDESGIGKLPSGARLVGVNSRNLGDFSLNTRLLYEMAAKLPEGCTMIAESGIESARSVSGLKSAGYRGFLIGTLFMRESDPAAACKSFINELEKEKH